The Merismopedia glauca CCAP 1448/3 DNA window TTGTTTAAACTCTTCTGGAGAAAGCAATTCTGGGTTGCCACTTTCATCTTCACGAGCAAAGAATAATAAGGGGTCTAAGGGAGTATAGATTTCGTACTCTTGTTCTTTATGGTAAAAACTGGCTAGATACTGAAATTCTTCGGGTTCTAACTGAGTTGCTTCATCTTCTAGCTCCAGAGTCAAAATTTCTTCTTCATTAGCTGGGGGTAGTTCCCCTTCTACTGTCAAAGTATAGGCAGTACGCTTCAGGGTCAAGTTTAGCTCAGCCATGACTGCTTGGGCATCGGCGAAGATCGCATCGACTTCAGCTTCATCTTCGATAAAAGTTGCTTCCGCCTCATCGTCGTCATCCCAAACCACGATTTCGACGGGATAATCTGTCGGTAAGAGCAACAGATAGTTAGATCCTTCTACTTCTAGAGAATGTTCCACATAACAGTCAAGCGATCGCCCTGTCGCATCGGTCAAAGTTACAGTTGACTCTGATGGCGGTTCGTAGTGGTTGGAATTTTGAGATGCTGAAGACATGGAAAACTATCTGTTACTATGACCACAATTCAGGATATCACGCTGTGGGAGTCTCAATAATTACATCTGATTTAGACAAGTTCTGGAGCGAGATCGCTAAGCCTTTAGTTTATTTGTGGCTGGGAGTTTCCAGCGAATTTACCGAAATTTTGATTCACAAAATGTTATAAATCAAAATCTAGATTCCTGGCATCTGTACTCAGTCCGATGCCGCAAGGCTGCGGCTACGCGATCGCGATTCTACCAGATCGCAATCAATGTCCTAATATGGTATAACAGGTCGAAAACCAGTGAAGACAACCTTTTGGAGGTTTCATGACAGTCGCTACTTCGGAATTTGAGACTCAACCGTTGCTCCTGGATGTCAGCAATACCACGCTTCACGTTACTCCAGAGCAGTTTGACAAGCTGTGTCTCGATAATCCCGATTTACGCCTTGAATTGACCAGCACTGGAGAACTAATCGTCATGCCACCCGCATTTCCCATCAGTGGTGAAAAAAATGGAGACTTATTCGGTCGAGTTTGGTATTGGAACGAACAAACTGAATTAGGGCGAGTATTTGATTCTTCAACTGGTTATGACTTTACCGCAATTGGTGGGGGCAAAGTATCTCCTGATGTCTCTTGGATTGAAAAGTCGAGACTAGAAGGTGTTTCCCTGGAACAGTTTTTTGAGATTGTGCCCGATTTTGCGATCGAATTACGCTCCAAGACAGACAGGTTGAGTATGCTGCAAACTAAGATGTTGGAATACCAACGACTCGGAGTGCGTTTGGGACTATTGGTTAATCCGCAAGATAAGCAGGTAGAAATTTATCGAGTTGGGCAAGCTGTAGAGATATTAGAATCGCCCATGTCAGTCAGTTGTGAGGATGTATTACCTGGATTTGTGTTGAGTTTGACAAAAATTTGGTAATGCCTAAGAATATCGCTTGTAACAGAGAATTTTAGGTTTTTGTGGGGTTTCCTTGGTCAACCTAACCTATAAGATTAGCGAACTGACAAGTTAGCGTTTGCACTATCGCACTTGTGCCAGCAGTTTTTTAGGACGTTGTTCCATAGGTGGTTATACAGAAAGATTCTGTTTAATACTCTAAATAAGAATGTTATGCGGAAAGATTCTAGTTAATACCATTTTCCTAAATACCTGCTACAGATCCAAATGTAGAGACGTTGCAATGCAACGTCTCTACAGCCCAATGTGTAGCCCAAGAAAATGAAAATGGTATAACATCAAGGGATAAGTAGAGCGGCACAAATAACTAAACGATAAATATTCATGCCGACCTACTTATACGGAACAATTCTACATATCCCCCCGAAAAGGCTAGTTATACGGAACAGTTCTGTATAATAAATAGTTAGACATCGCTATAACCTGTTACCTAAAGCCTTAGAGTTATTCCAGAGTAAGTATCAATGCCGCGTGTTAACCCAGAA harbors:
- a CDS encoding DUF3727 domain-containing protein; its protein translation is MSSASQNSNHYEPPSESTVTLTDATGRSLDCYVEHSLEVEGSNYLLLLPTDYPVEIVVWDDDDEAEATFIEDEAEVDAIFADAQAVMAELNLTLKRTAYTLTVEGELPPANEEEILTLELEDEATQLEPEEFQYLASFYHKEQEYEIYTPLDPLLFFAREDESGNPELLSPEEFKQVQPLLEELLFDEME
- a CDS encoding Uma2 family endonuclease, translating into MTVATSEFETQPLLLDVSNTTLHVTPEQFDKLCLDNPDLRLELTSTGELIVMPPAFPISGEKNGDLFGRVWYWNEQTELGRVFDSSTGYDFTAIGGGKVSPDVSWIEKSRLEGVSLEQFFEIVPDFAIELRSKTDRLSMLQTKMLEYQRLGVRLGLLVNPQDKQVEIYRVGQAVEILESPMSVSCEDVLPGFVLSLTKIW